From Scleropages formosus chromosome 1, fSclFor1.1, whole genome shotgun sequence, a single genomic window includes:
- the dok1b gene encoding docking protein 1b isoform X1: MDAHVKEGLLYVQHQKFGKKWKKSWFVLYPASQNGIARLEFFDCNNASEKPNTKKLDKKIIRLAECISIWPAVTETCPKENMSAFCVETNDKTHVFAAEKQTSAEWVEKMCELAFQGGSGSGSNGQQELKMAENLIYYSREEVNEFWVCVQRTEASERCGLQGSYWLKADSDSLVLKEPKTKRNLLVWPYKLLRRYGRDKVMFSFEAGRRCDSGPGNFTFETKQGNEIFGIVEAAIREQKAQAEEKHQSCPSLDLDCTAPQQNRSPTAEGSSDPDGDSGGSKPSSADGVFARRDGEGRNLKGRVLPDPPPPLTSTPPRSPLPRGPRSTLTLDDQSNLYSEPADSVRLPPSAVDGLYSDPVDSIKTPTPAPRGWSQGDEGTRHQGCKPDPLYSDIYDRVSVDLALRTGGLGLDARTRNGARQTEGARLEHIYDEPEGRGVSHGAGLYDEARLEPHAWRNRGLEEPFVGHEVPYNPNTDDYSVPAYNKPPLGPRGKGPKPLPAPKPTKGLVPRKEPPALPQGKLNTNVNNNNSGSSSDKHTDLYSQVSKHKHLSTTWYPKSNVHSPDVIYDNLGNI, from the exons AAATGGAAGAAGAGCTGGTTTGTGCTGTATCCAGCCAGTCAGAACGGCATTGCGCGGCTCGAGTTCTTCGACTGCAACAACGCCAGCGAGAAGCCCAACACCAAGAAGCTGGACAAAAAAATCATCCGACTGGCCGAGTGCATCAGCATCTGGCCCGCGGTCACCGAGACGTGTCCCAAGGAAAACATGTCTGCCTTCTGCGTGGAGACCAACGACAAAACCCACGTCTTCGCTGCTGAGAAGCAAACGAGCGCCGAGTGGGTGGAGAAGATGTGTGAGCTTGCATTCCAG GGGGGCAGCGGCTCCGGCTCCAACGGTCAGCAGGAGCTCAAGATGGCCGAGAACCTCATCTACTACTCTAGAGAAGAAG TGAACGAGTTCTGGGTGTGTGTCCAGCGGACAGAGGCATCTGAACGCTGTGGCCTCCAGGGGAGCTACTGGCTGAAGGCTGACAGTGACAGCCTGGTCCTCAAGGAGCCCAAGACCAAGAGGAACCTGCTGGTGTGGCCCTATAAACTGCTCCGTCGTTACGGCCGAGACAAG GTCATGTTTTCGTTCGAGGCGGGTCGGCGCTGCGATTCCGGTCCTGGGAACTTCACTTTCGAGACAAAGCAAGGTAATGAAATCTTTGGGATTGTGGAGGCGGCGATTCGGGAGCAGAAGGCTCAGGCGGAGGAGAAACACCAGAGCTGCCCATCGCTGGACCTGGACTGCACAGCGCCCCAACAGAACCGCTCCCCAACGGCCGAGGGCAGCAGCGACCCAGACGGAGACTCTGGGGGCAGCAAACCCAGTTCGGCCGACGGTGTCTTTGCGAGGCGAGATGGCGAGGGCAGGAACCTGAAAGGCCGTGTTCTGCCGGAcccccctccacctctgaccaGCACTCCTCCTCGCTCACCCTTGCCCCGTGGGCCCAGGAGCACCCTCACCTTGGACGACCAAAGCAACCTATACTCCGAGCCTGCCGATTCAGTGCGTTTGCCCCCCTCCGCCGTGGACGGCCTGTATTCTGACCCCGTGGACAGCATCAAGACGCCGACACCGGCCCCCCGAGGTTGGTCCCAGGGTGATGAAGGCACTCGCCACCAGGGCTGTAAACCAGACCCGCTGTACTCTGACATCTACGACCGCGTGAGTGTCGATCTGGCTCTGCGGACAGGGGGCCTGGGACTGGATGCAAGAACACGCAATGGTGCAAGACAGACAGAAGGAGCACGCCTGGAGCACATCTATGATGAGCCAGAAGGCCGGGGGGTGTCCCATGGGGCCGGGCTCTACGACGAAGCACGGCTCGAGCCCCATGCTTGGAGGAACCGGGGTCTCGAAGAGCCCTTTGTGGGTCACGAGGTTCCTTACAACCCGAACACAGATGACTACTCTGTTCCCGCGTACAACAAGCCACCCCTTGGGCCTCGTGGCAAAGGGCCTAAGCCCCTTCCGGCCCCAAAACCCACCAAGGGTCTGGTGCCTCGCAAGGAGCCCCCAGCGCTGCCCCAGGGCAAATTAAATACTAatgtcaacaacaacaacagtggcAGCAGCTCAGACAAGCACACTGACCTGTATTCTCAGGTCTCCAAGCATAAGCATCTGTCCACCACCTGGTACCCCAAGTCCAACGTGCATTCTCCTGACGTCATCTATGACAACCTGGGCAATATTTAA
- the dok1b gene encoding docking protein 1b isoform X2 codes for MDAHVKEGLLYVQHQKFGKKWKKSWFVLYPASQNGIARLEFFDCNNASEKPNTKKLDKKIIRLAECISIWPAVTETCPKENMSAFCVETNDKTHVFAAEKQTSAEWVEKMCELAFQGGSGSGSNGQQELKMAENLIYYSREEVNEFWVCVQRTEASERCGLQGSYWLKADSDSLVLKEPKTKRNLLVMFSFEAGRRCDSGPGNFTFETKQGNEIFGIVEAAIREQKAQAEEKHQSCPSLDLDCTAPQQNRSPTAEGSSDPDGDSGGSKPSSADGVFARRDGEGRNLKGRVLPDPPPPLTSTPPRSPLPRGPRSTLTLDDQSNLYSEPADSVRLPPSAVDGLYSDPVDSIKTPTPAPRGWSQGDEGTRHQGCKPDPLYSDIYDRVSVDLALRTGGLGLDARTRNGARQTEGARLEHIYDEPEGRGVSHGAGLYDEARLEPHAWRNRGLEEPFVGHEVPYNPNTDDYSVPAYNKPPLGPRGKGPKPLPAPKPTKGLVPRKEPPALPQGKLNTNVNNNNSGSSSDKHTDLYSQVSKHKHLSTTWYPKSNVHSPDVIYDNLGNI; via the exons AAATGGAAGAAGAGCTGGTTTGTGCTGTATCCAGCCAGTCAGAACGGCATTGCGCGGCTCGAGTTCTTCGACTGCAACAACGCCAGCGAGAAGCCCAACACCAAGAAGCTGGACAAAAAAATCATCCGACTGGCCGAGTGCATCAGCATCTGGCCCGCGGTCACCGAGACGTGTCCCAAGGAAAACATGTCTGCCTTCTGCGTGGAGACCAACGACAAAACCCACGTCTTCGCTGCTGAGAAGCAAACGAGCGCCGAGTGGGTGGAGAAGATGTGTGAGCTTGCATTCCAG GGGGGCAGCGGCTCCGGCTCCAACGGTCAGCAGGAGCTCAAGATGGCCGAGAACCTCATCTACTACTCTAGAGAAGAAG TGAACGAGTTCTGGGTGTGTGTCCAGCGGACAGAGGCATCTGAACGCTGTGGCCTCCAGGGGAGCTACTGGCTGAAGGCTGACAGTGACAGCCTGGTCCTCAAGGAGCCCAAGACCAAGAGGAACCTGCTG GTCATGTTTTCGTTCGAGGCGGGTCGGCGCTGCGATTCCGGTCCTGGGAACTTCACTTTCGAGACAAAGCAAGGTAATGAAATCTTTGGGATTGTGGAGGCGGCGATTCGGGAGCAGAAGGCTCAGGCGGAGGAGAAACACCAGAGCTGCCCATCGCTGGACCTGGACTGCACAGCGCCCCAACAGAACCGCTCCCCAACGGCCGAGGGCAGCAGCGACCCAGACGGAGACTCTGGGGGCAGCAAACCCAGTTCGGCCGACGGTGTCTTTGCGAGGCGAGATGGCGAGGGCAGGAACCTGAAAGGCCGTGTTCTGCCGGAcccccctccacctctgaccaGCACTCCTCCTCGCTCACCCTTGCCCCGTGGGCCCAGGAGCACCCTCACCTTGGACGACCAAAGCAACCTATACTCCGAGCCTGCCGATTCAGTGCGTTTGCCCCCCTCCGCCGTGGACGGCCTGTATTCTGACCCCGTGGACAGCATCAAGACGCCGACACCGGCCCCCCGAGGTTGGTCCCAGGGTGATGAAGGCACTCGCCACCAGGGCTGTAAACCAGACCCGCTGTACTCTGACATCTACGACCGCGTGAGTGTCGATCTGGCTCTGCGGACAGGGGGCCTGGGACTGGATGCAAGAACACGCAATGGTGCAAGACAGACAGAAGGAGCACGCCTGGAGCACATCTATGATGAGCCAGAAGGCCGGGGGGTGTCCCATGGGGCCGGGCTCTACGACGAAGCACGGCTCGAGCCCCATGCTTGGAGGAACCGGGGTCTCGAAGAGCCCTTTGTGGGTCACGAGGTTCCTTACAACCCGAACACAGATGACTACTCTGTTCCCGCGTACAACAAGCCACCCCTTGGGCCTCGTGGCAAAGGGCCTAAGCCCCTTCCGGCCCCAAAACCCACCAAGGGTCTGGTGCCTCGCAAGGAGCCCCCAGCGCTGCCCCAGGGCAAATTAAATACTAatgtcaacaacaacaacagtggcAGCAGCTCAGACAAGCACACTGACCTGTATTCTCAGGTCTCCAAGCATAAGCATCTGTCCACCACCTGGTACCCCAAGTCCAACGTGCATTCTCCTGACGTCATCTATGACAACCTGGGCAATATTTAA